One Triticum dicoccoides isolate Atlit2015 ecotype Zavitan chromosome 3B, WEW_v2.0, whole genome shotgun sequence genomic window, ACAACCTTGGTGGCTCCGTTCTTCCCCAAAGGGCAGCAGAGTCCAACAAACCCGCGGACCCACCGAAGTACGCGCCGGCACGCATCCCTCCCCTACTGCGCTGCCGGATCGCCGCCTCCCCACCGGTGACGTTTGCCGTCAATCGCGAATCCGGCGCCAGCCGTTACACCGCTCGTCCGCCCGCACAGCCTCGCCATGGATCGCGCGCGCCACAAGAGCTCGCCCAGCTCCGAGCGCTTCCTCGGCGCATTCCTCCCCCGCGCGGCCGCCGGCGACCAGCCCGCCTCGGCGGCCTTCGAGCTCGACGAGGACGACCTCTTCGGCTCGGGGGTCGGATCTCCCGAgcggccgcagccgccgccgccgcgccggcccctGCTCATGTCCTCCGTCCGCGCCGCAAACCCTAGcccccgcctccgccgcccgccggGGGGCATCCTCGAGGCCCTCCCCGAGCGCCTCGGGCCTCTCTCGCCGCCCCCGTCTGCTTCGTCCGCCTCGACGTCCCCCGCGTCTCCGGCGATGGCCCTTCCGCGCATGATCCCCGCCATCCCCCGCCCGGCGCCGACGCCGGCGATGCAAATGCCGCAGTCCGCGCCGGTGAATGTCCCGGTAGCGCGGCTGCGGCGACCGCCGTTCGAGACGTTCGTGAGTGAaccggatgaggaggaggacgacgacgagatGCTGCCGCCGCACGAGATGGTGGCGCGCTCGCGGGCGCGGGAGTCGCCCATGACGACCTTCTCGGTGCTGGAGGGCGCTGGACGCACCCTCAAGGGGAGGGACCTCCGCCAGGTACGCAATGCCGTG contains:
- the LOC119277691 gene encoding lysine-rich arabinogalactan protein 19-like yields the protein MDRARHKSSPSSERFLGAFLPRAAAGDQPASAAFELDEDDLFGSGVGSPERPQPPPPRRPLLMSSVRAANPSPRLRRPPGGILEALPERLGPLSPPPSASSASTSPASPAMALPRMIPAIPRPAPTPAMQMPQSAPVNVPVARLRRPPFETFVSEPDEEEDDDEMLPPHEMVARSRARESPMTTFSVLEGAGRTLKGRDLRQVRNAVWRKTGLLD